One genomic region from Daphnia magna isolate NIES linkage group LG10, ASM2063170v1.1, whole genome shotgun sequence encodes:
- the LOC116932785 gene encoding myotrophin, with product MSALVWDIKNGELDSVKHEIENKGIDVNLDVNGRPLILHAADYGHHAIVNYLISKGADPNAKDSYGISALLAAIWEGHTECVKVLVSKGALVKGVSPDGTSYYDAAKKDEIKALLK from the exons ATGAGCGCTTTAGTCTGGGATATTAAGAATGGGGAATTAGATTCTGTAAAGCACGAAATTGAAAATAAG GGCATAGATGTGAACCTTGATGTAAATGGGAGACCACTTATTTTGCATGCTGCCGATTACGGACATCATGCCATTGTCAATTACCTGATTTCGAAAGGAGCTGATCCAAAT GCAAAGGACTCATATGGAATATCAGCATTGTTAGCGGCTATTTGGGAAGGACACACAGAGTGTGTTAAAGTCTTAGTAAGCAAG GGTGCCTTGGTTAAAGGAGTATCTCCAGATGGAACATCATATTATGATGCTGCAAAAAAGGATGAAATTAAAGCACTGCTGAAATAA
- the LOC116919577 gene encoding spliceosome-associated protein CWC15 homolog isoform X1, protein MTTASRPTFAPATGGQGRGETSLSSMSKQYSSRDLASHTKLKYRDIGQGSSEEIRNKDLKRDLEEREKFHKDKGDRKDRTLKNVPSVTSAHRKFRVDSTSNGLDTDDPIEDESDDSIDEEEEDDTAELMAELLRIKAERASDMAKKEMELRQEEERIRMENILSGNPLLNYAGKAQKSDLRVKRRWDDDVVFKNCSRAEPERKEITFINDSLRSEFHKKFMDKYIK, encoded by the exons atgaCGACGGCTTCAAGACCCACGTTCGCCCCTGCTACTGGTGGCCAAGGTAGGGGAGAAACATCACTCAGTTCAATGAGTAAACAATATTCCAGTCGAGATCTTGCATCTCATACCAAACTTAAATACAG GGATATTGGTCAAGGATCATCGGAGGAAATTAGAAACAAGGATTTGAAGAGAGATCTTGAAGAACGGGAGAAATTTCACAAAGATAAAGGTGATAGAAAAGATAGAACACTAAAGAATGTTCCATCAGTCACATCTGCCCA CAGAAAATTTCGTGTTGATTCCACCAGTAATGGCTTAGATACAGATGACCCTATTGAAGATGAAAGTGATGATAGTATTgatgaggaagaagaagatgatacGGCTGAGTTAATGGCTGAATTGTTAAGAATTAAAGCTGAACGAGCCTCTGACATGGCCAAAAAA GAAATGGAACTcagacaagaagaagaacggaTAAGAATGGAGAATATTTTAAGTGGTAATCCATTGTTAAATTATGCTGGGAAAGCTCAAAAATCTGATTTACGAGTAAAACGCCGATGGGATGATGATGTTGTCTTTAAAAACTGTTCCCGTGCTGAACCTGAACGAAAGGAAATAACATTTATTAATGATTCCCTTCGTTCGGAATTTCACAAAAAGTTCATGGATAAATATATTAAGTAA
- the LOC116919577 gene encoding spliceosome-associated protein CWC15 homolog isoform X2, translating into MTTASRPTFAPATGGQGRGETSLSSMSKQYSSRDLASHTKLKYRDIGQGSSEEIRNKDLKRDLEEREKFHKDKGDRKDRTLKNVPSVTSAQKFRVDSTSNGLDTDDPIEDESDDSIDEEEEDDTAELMAELLRIKAERASDMAKKEMELRQEEERIRMENILSGNPLLNYAGKAQKSDLRVKRRWDDDVVFKNCSRAEPERKEITFINDSLRSEFHKKFMDKYIK; encoded by the exons atgaCGACGGCTTCAAGACCCACGTTCGCCCCTGCTACTGGTGGCCAAGGTAGGGGAGAAACATCACTCAGTTCAATGAGTAAACAATATTCCAGTCGAGATCTTGCATCTCATACCAAACTTAAATACAG GGATATTGGTCAAGGATCATCGGAGGAAATTAGAAACAAGGATTTGAAGAGAGATCTTGAAGAACGGGAGAAATTTCACAAAGATAAAGGTGATAGAAAAGATAGAACACTAAAGAATGTTCCATCAGTCACATCTGCCCA AAAATTTCGTGTTGATTCCACCAGTAATGGCTTAGATACAGATGACCCTATTGAAGATGAAAGTGATGATAGTATTgatgaggaagaagaagatgatacGGCTGAGTTAATGGCTGAATTGTTAAGAATTAAAGCTGAACGAGCCTCTGACATGGCCAAAAAA GAAATGGAACTcagacaagaagaagaacggaTAAGAATGGAGAATATTTTAAGTGGTAATCCATTGTTAAATTATGCTGGGAAAGCTCAAAAATCTGATTTACGAGTAAAACGCCGATGGGATGATGATGTTGTCTTTAAAAACTGTTCCCGTGCTGAACCTGAACGAAAGGAAATAACATTTATTAATGATTCCCTTCGTTCGGAATTTCACAAAAAGTTCATGGATAAATATATTAAGTAA
- the LOC123477099 gene encoding LOW QUALITY PROTEIN: uncharacterized protein LOC123477099 (The sequence of the model RefSeq protein was modified relative to this genomic sequence to represent the inferred CDS: substituted 2 bases at 2 genomic stop codons): MADEGQGRTVDAQAMFATRTTAKRKPTNTVKRARTLIVNAASRADLDAFIPTLTDAFNELVDIHERFVAAANLEAEEQEAAQAYLKRIQQLHNTCVEPINHVRQVRVGRQGWNVCNSGHEPNRSNPRDDQTESLSNTIQPYDSSGAIQQPEPKDNTSHLNVPDEEFDATAQLTAAKKRKLDLEFLLVQKKIQQVLEVKDLATKNEREXXDLMMRIRRELQLLAGLGAVAFEDYLLTSSPFQTYQNNLPRTRRLAR, translated from the coding sequence ATGGCCGACGAGGGCCAAGGTCGTACGGTCGATGCTCAGGCCATGTTTGCCACACGGACGACAGCAAAGCGCAAACCCACCAACACCGTAAAGCGAGCCCGAACTTTAATAGTCAACGCCGCGTCTCGTGCTGACCTCGACGCCTTCATCCCAACGCTAACTGATGCCTTCAATGAGCTCGTCGATATACACGAGCGTTTCGTGGCCGCTGCTAACCTTGAAGCTGAAGAACAGGAGGCCGCCCAAGCGTACTTGAAAAGGATCCAGCAACTGCATAACACTTGTGTCGAACCAATCAATCACGTCCGTCAAGTGAGGGTTGGTCGTCAGGGATGGAATGTATGCAACAGCGGCCATGAACCTAATCGTTCTAATCCACGCGACGACCAAACGGAATCGCTCAGCAATACCATTCAGCCTTACGATTCCTCAGGTGCCATTCAACAGCCTGAACCCAAAGATAACACCAGCCATCTAAACGTACCTGATGAAGAATTTGACGCTACTGCTCAACTAACGGCCGCGAAAAAACGAAAGCTTGATCTCGAGTTCTTGTTGGTTCAGAAAAAGATTCAGCAAGTACTAGAAGTCAAAGATTTGGCCACAAAAAACGAACGCGAATAATAGGATCTAATGATGCGAATCCGTCGCGAATTGCAACTTCTTGCGGGCCTCGGAGCCGTAGCGTTCGAAGATTACCTTTTAACTTCGTCTCCATTTCAAACTTATCAGAACAATCTTCCCCGTACGCGACGGTTAGCTAGATAG